A single window of Limnothrix sp. FACHB-406 DNA harbors:
- a CDS encoding ABC transporter transmembrane domain-containing protein produces the protein MTQAASHQPIQVFLAEIDPFSRLSSASLERLLQGAQLLRYRVGQPLLDRQTLPAQVLVLFQGQVRVLGFDERSQRPVSLKLATPGEILGWAGLLRGVACETAIASTETTCISIPAADFLTVMAEEATFRQAWESRCNLCELFSLLSQELQRQADRRGNLKDITLRMLDEVQVMGIPEGIVDEATLERLIDPQLVWLLSGGQAETVSGKLIAGDRLQWAGSGSVTITGGHAARVVGFTQDWLRQRTPQTEAAIAPPPPPVDIVTGNAAPVTEPAPVAAAPVPVPEIPFAPEKPPELPREALLTQPATYPHVRGRGPVNGTLACFQMLNEFVPGLQFRKDRIRRLLEDQLRATGQISMQVCGAIAQTIGFRPQLIQISGVLINRLKAPALTPWKDSFAVIYDISETRIILATPEEGVMRKTPQQFLESWGESGMVLLLEAPVEELPEKFGLSWFVPWILPYKRALIEVVVASFFVQTFGLVQPIITQVIIDKVLGQGSIETMDALGFFMLGVAVFEGILNILRTYLFVDAMNRIDMNVGSAIISHLMRLPLGYFDVRRVGELAGRVNERDSIRNFLTGTALTVFLNAIFSVIYIVVMVVYSWLLTLVALAVVPILGGIIVFAAPIIRQLIRRQAERRADVDSYMVEVISGAQTVKAQNIETKVLWQWQERYARMIQANFKTIMTGTTIGGATSFLNSLSTLALLWAGAYLVIGNQITLGQLIAFKILAGNVTGSLLSLVGAWQQVQEISISVERLADIVDSQPESSDADRDNIPMPELVGSVKFSDLSFRFAETGPLQLANVNLDFAPGTFVGIVGESGSGKSTLMKLLQRLYAPTAGYIQIDGYDISKVELYSLRRQIGMVLQDTLLFTGTVQENIMLANPDATTEEVIHAAKVAAAHDFIMQLPNGYNTVVGERGTGLSGGQRQRIAIARTVLQQPKLLILDEATSALDYNSERQVCNNLAVEFRNRTVFFITHRLNTVLNADSIILMDKGAVVEQGTHEELMAMKGRYYCLFQQQEGSFS, from the coding sequence ATGACTCAAGCTGCTAGCCATCAGCCCATTCAAGTGTTTCTGGCGGAGATCGATCCGTTCAGCCGCCTCAGCTCCGCCAGTTTGGAACGCTTACTCCAGGGGGCCCAGCTACTGCGCTACCGGGTGGGGCAACCACTGCTCGATCGCCAAACCCTACCGGCCCAAGTCTTGGTTTTGTTCCAAGGGCAAGTGCGGGTTTTGGGATTTGACGAGCGATCGCAACGGCCCGTCAGCCTCAAACTAGCCACTCCCGGCGAAATTCTCGGTTGGGCTGGGCTGTTGCGAGGCGTGGCCTGCGAAACGGCGATCGCCTCCACCGAAACCACCTGCATCAGCATTCCCGCCGCCGACTTTCTGACCGTGATGGCCGAAGAGGCCACCTTCCGTCAGGCCTGGGAGTCGCGCTGCAACCTCTGTGAACTCTTCAGTTTGCTCAGCCAGGAGCTTCAGCGCCAAGCCGATCGACGCGGCAACCTAAAAGACATCACCCTGCGGATGCTCGATGAAGTGCAGGTGATGGGCATTCCCGAAGGGATTGTCGATGAGGCCACCCTTGAACGGCTGATTGATCCGCAACTCGTCTGGCTCCTGAGCGGTGGCCAAGCGGAAACCGTCAGCGGCAAACTGATCGCGGGCGATCGACTGCAATGGGCCGGCAGCGGCTCCGTTACCATCACCGGCGGCCATGCGGCCCGCGTCGTTGGGTTCACCCAAGACTGGCTCCGGCAGCGCACCCCCCAAACCGAAGCCGCGATCGCCCCGCCTCCCCCCCCGGTTGATATCGTCACCGGCAACGCCGCCCCCGTCACCGAACCGGCTCCCGTTGCGGCAGCTCCGGTTCCCGTTCCCGAAATTCCCTTCGCCCCCGAAAAACCGCCCGAACTCCCCCGAGAAGCCCTGCTAACCCAGCCCGCCACCTATCCCCATGTGCGGGGGCGGGGGCCCGTCAACGGCACTCTGGCCTGCTTCCAGATGCTGAATGAATTCGTGCCCGGGTTGCAATTCCGCAAAGACCGGATTCGGCGGCTCCTGGAAGATCAACTGCGGGCCACCGGGCAAATCTCCATGCAGGTTTGCGGGGCGATCGCCCAAACCATCGGCTTTCGGCCCCAACTGATCCAAATTTCCGGTGTCCTCATCAATCGGCTGAAAGCACCCGCCCTCACCCCCTGGAAAGATAGCTTCGCCGTCATCTACGACATTTCCGAAACCCGCATCATCCTCGCCACCCCCGAAGAAGGCGTGATGCGCAAGACCCCCCAGCAGTTCCTAGAAAGCTGGGGCGAAAGCGGCATGGTGTTGCTTCTCGAAGCCCCCGTAGAAGAACTGCCAGAAAAATTCGGTCTCAGTTGGTTCGTTCCCTGGATCCTGCCTTACAAACGCGCCCTGATCGAAGTGGTCGTCGCGTCCTTCTTCGTTCAAACCTTCGGGTTGGTGCAGCCGATCATCACCCAGGTGATCATCGACAAAGTGTTGGGCCAAGGCAGCATCGAAACCATGGATGCCCTCGGCTTCTTCATGTTGGGTGTGGCCGTCTTTGAAGGGATCCTCAACATCCTGCGGACTTACCTGTTTGTCGATGCCATGAACCGAATCGACATGAACGTCGGTTCCGCCATCATCAGTCACCTGATGCGTCTACCCCTGGGCTACTTTGACGTGCGCCGGGTGGGTGAGCTGGCGGGTCGGGTCAATGAGCGCGACAGCATTCGGAACTTCCTGACCGGCACAGCCCTCACCGTTTTCCTGAACGCCATCTTCTCGGTGATTTACATCGTGGTGATGGTGGTTTACAGTTGGCTGCTCACCTTGGTAGCCCTGGCGGTCGTCCCCATCTTGGGCGGGATTATTGTCTTTGCCGCCCCGATCATCCGCCAACTCATTCGTCGCCAAGCGGAACGCCGCGCCGACGTGGACTCCTACATGGTGGAAGTGATTTCCGGGGCCCAAACCGTCAAGGCCCAAAACATCGAAACCAAGGTGCTGTGGCAGTGGCAAGAGCGCTACGCCCGCATGATCCAGGCAAACTTCAAAACGATCATGACCGGCACCACGATCGGGGGGGCCACCTCCTTCCTGAACAGCCTGTCTACCCTAGCCCTGCTCTGGGCAGGGGCCTATTTGGTGATTGGCAACCAAATCACCCTGGGGCAATTGATCGCCTTCAAAATCCTGGCCGGAAACGTCACGGGTTCCCTCCTCAGCCTGGTGGGTGCTTGGCAACAGGTGCAGGAGATTTCAATTTCTGTGGAACGTCTGGCGGATATTGTTGACAGCCAACCGGAGTCCAGCGATGCTGATCGCGACAACATCCCCATGCCGGAATTGGTCGGCTCCGTCAAGTTCTCCGACCTCTCCTTCCGCTTTGCAGAAACGGGGCCCTTGCAGCTAGCCAACGTTAATCTCGACTTTGCCCCGGGCACTTTTGTAGGGATTGTGGGGGAATCCGGTTCCGGGAAATCCACCCTCATGAAACTCCTCCAGCGGCTGTACGCTCCCACCGCTGGCTACATCCAAATTGATGGCTACGACATCAGCAAGGTAGAACTCTACTCCCTGCGCCGACAAATTGGGATGGTGCTGCAAGACACCCTTCTGTTTACGGGCACGGTGCAAGAAAACATCATGCTAGCCAACCCGGATGCCACCACCGAGGAAGTGATTCACGCCGCCAAGGTGGCCGCCGCCCACGACTTCATCATGCAGTTGCCCAACGGCTACAACACCGTGGTTGGGGAACGGGGAACCGGGCTTTCTGGGGGACAACGACAGCGGATTGCGATCGCCCGTACCGTTTTGCAACAGCCCAAACTCCTGATTTTGGACGAAGCCACCAGCGCCCTGGACTACAACTCAGAACGTCAGGTTTGTAATAACCTGGCCGTTGAGTTCCGAAACCGCACGGTGTTCTTCATCACCCACCGATTGAACACGGTTCTGAACGCAGACTCCATCATCCTGATGGATAAGGGGGCCGTGGTTGAACAGGGAACCCACGAGGAATTGATGGCTATGAAGGGTCGCTACTATTGCCTGTTCCAACAACAGGAGGGGTCGTTTAGCTAG
- a CDS encoding peptidylprolyl isomerase — MAGLFQIGPNVIQAHEMLSLLSRYHLMPQFLRGLVIDRAIADVEFTEEERQQAVINFRKQHRIIEDADITRWMQENNLSIEGLEELAIRPMRLEKFKESQFGRKVENYFVSQKSRLDKVVYSLIRVQDEGLAQEIYYRIEEGESSFAEMARTYSQGPEAQTNGLLGPVPLNQPHPFIARMLEVSQPGQLWPPRALVEWFIIVRLEQFLPSQLDEAMRRQMIDEMFENWMREQIQALGSPQLLWAASDSGS; from the coding sequence ATGGCAGGTCTCTTCCAAATTGGTCCGAATGTTATCCAAGCGCATGAGATGCTCTCGCTGCTCAGTCGCTATCACCTGATGCCGCAATTCCTACGCGGATTGGTGATCGATCGGGCGATCGCCGATGTGGAGTTCACCGAAGAAGAACGGCAACAGGCCGTGATCAACTTTCGGAAGCAACATCGGATTATTGAGGACGCAGACATTACCCGTTGGATGCAGGAAAACAACCTCTCCATTGAAGGGCTTGAAGAGCTGGCCATTCGGCCCATGCGGCTGGAAAAGTTCAAAGAGTCCCAATTTGGGCGCAAAGTAGAAAACTATTTTGTCAGTCAAAAGAGCCGCCTCGATAAGGTGGTCTACTCCTTGATTCGCGTGCAGGATGAAGGGCTGGCCCAGGAAATTTATTACCGCATTGAAGAGGGCGAGTCTTCCTTCGCAGAAATGGCTCGCACCTATTCCCAAGGTCCAGAAGCTCAAACCAATGGTCTTTTGGGGCCCGTGCCTCTGAACCAGCCTCACCCCTTCATTGCCCGCATGTTGGAAGTGAGCCAGCCGGGTCAATTGTGGCCCCCGCGTGCCCTGGTGGAATGGTTTATTATTGTGCGGCTGGAACAGTTTTTGCCGTCGCAGCTTGATGAAGCCATGCGCCGACAAATGATCGATGAAATGTTTGAAAACTGGATGCGCGAACAAATTCAAGCCCTTGGTTCGCCCCAGTTACTTTGGGCCGCTTCCGATTCGGGAAGTTGA